The genomic region TTCGCCGCCGGGGTGGCCCACCGGGTGCAGCAGGCGGGCAGCATGTTCTCGATCTTCTTCGTGCCCGACGAGCGGCAGGTCCGCGACTACGACGACGCGAAGACGCAGGACGTCGCGCAGTACACCGCCTTCTTCCACGCGCTGCTGGCCCGCGGCGTCTACCTGCCGCCGTCGGCCTTCGAGGCGTGGTTCGTCAACGCGACGCTGTCGGGCGAGGCCCTCGACCGTGTCCTCGAGGCGCTGCCGGCCGCCGCCCGTGCCGCGGCGGAGGTGTCGGGGTGACGGAGAGCACCGTCGTCCACCTGCTCCGGCACGGGGAGGTGCACAACCCCGCCAAGGTCCTCTACGGCCGGCTCCCCGGCTACCGCCTGTCGACCACCGGCGAGGCGATGGCGCTCGCGGCGGCGGAGTGGCTCGCCGGCAAGGACGTCGCACACCTGGTGTCCAGTCCGCTCGAGCGGACGCAGCAGACGGCCGCGCCGATCGCCGAGAAGTTCTCGCTCCCGGTCGCGATCGACGAGCGGATCATCGAGGCGGGCAACGCCTTCGAGGGGCTCGTGGTCGGCGTCGGGGACGGTGCCCTGCGCGTTCCGAAGCACTGGTGGAAGCTGCGCAACCCGTTCCGGCCGTCCTGGGGGGAGCCCTACGTCGAGATCGCCGCGCGCATGCTGGCCGCCGTCGAGGCCGCCCGGGACGCCGCCCGCGGGCACGAGGCCGTGCTGGTCAGCCACCAGTTGCCGATCTGGACGCTGCGTCTGCACCTGGAGGGCCGGCGGTACGGGCACGATCCGCGCCGCCGCCAGTGCGGCCTGGCCAGCGTCACGTCGGTCGCCTACGACGGCGACCGAGTCGTCGGCGTCTCCTACGCCGAGCCCGCCGGCGGCACGCCGGCGGACGCGGTGCCGGGCGCATGAGGCGGGCCCTTCCTGCGCTGCTGGTGGCGCTGTTCCTCACCGGGTGCTCCTCCGGGCCCGACGCCGTCGACGTCAACGACGGCGGCGAGTTCCGGTTCGTGGAGGCGACGCCGACGGGCGAGGTCATCCCGCCCGACGAGCGGGCCACCGCGCCGGAGTTCTCCGGCACCCTGCTGGGCGGCGGCGAGTTCTCGTCCACGGAACTGTCCGGCGACGTCGCCGTCCTCAACTTCTGGGGCTCCTGGTGCCCGCCCTGCCGGGTGGAGACGCCGGAGTTCCAGGAGGTCTACGCCGACGTCCGGGACGACGGGGTGCAGTTCCTCGGCCTGAACGTGAAGGAGACCAGCGAGCAGTTCGCCCTGGCCTTCGTCGACCGCTTCGGCATCGAGTTCCCGTCGCTCTACGACCCGCGCGGGGAGGTGGCGCTGGCGTTCCGGGACTACCCGGCGACCGCCATCCCGTCCACGATCGTGCTGGACCGCGAGGGCCGGGTGGCGGCGGTGTACACCGGCGAGGTGTCGCAGGAGGACCTGCGGGGCGTGCTCGACCTGGTGCTCGGGGAGGTCTGACGTGGGGGACACCTTCGCCGGGCTGGTCACGGACGGACCGCTGCTCCTGGCGGCTGCCGTGGCCGCGCTCGTGGGGCTGGTCAGCTTCGCCTCGCCCTGCGTGCTCCCGCTCGTGCCCGGCTACCTGTCCTACGTCACCGGGCTGGTCGGCTCCGGTGCGGCGGCGGCGCCCAGCTCCAGCGGGTCGGGCGGGACGGCGACGGCGGTGCGCACCGAGGTCCCCCCGCGGGCGCGGATGGTGCTGGGCGCGTCCCTGTTCGTGCTGGGCTTCACCCTGGTCTTCGTCGCGTTCGGTGCGGCGTTCGGCGGCCTCGGCCGGCTGATGCTCGAGCACGCCGACCTGCTCAACCGCGTCTTCGGCGTCGTCACGATCGTCGTGGGCCTGGCCTTCCTGGGCTGGCTCCCGGTGCTGCAGCGGACGAAGCGGATCTCCGCCCGCCCGGTGGCCGGCCTCGCCGGGGCGCCGCTGCTCGGCATCGTGTTCGGCCTGGGCTGGACCCCGTGTCTCGGGCCGACGCTGTCGGCGGTCTACTCGCTGGCGTTCTCCGAGGCGACGGCGACGCGCGGCGCCCTTCTCAGCGTGGCCTACTGCATCGGGCTCGGGGTGCCGTTCGTGCTCGTCGCGCTCGGTGCGCGGTGGGCGGTCGGGGCCACCTCGTTCCTGCGCCGGCACGCGCGCTCGGTCACCCGGTTCGGCGGAGCAGTGCTGGTGCTGGTCGGGCTGCTCCTGCTCACCGGCGCGTGGACCGAGATGATGGAGTGGCTGCGGTCCTGGCTGGCCGCGACCGGGTTCGCGGAGACGGCGCTGTGACCGTGCTCGTTCCGCCGCGCGACACCCGGGCTCCCGCGCCGTCGCCTTCGGCTCCGCGGCGGGGCGCTGGGCTGCTCCCGCGCTGGTGGCGGCGGCTCACCGCGATGCGCACCGCGATCGTGCTGCTGTTCCTCCTCGCGCTCGCCGCCGTCCCCGGGTCGCTGCTCCCGCAGCGGTCGCTGTCGCAGAACAGCGTCAACCAGTACTTCATCGAGCACCCGTCGCTCGCGCCGGTGCTGGATCGGCTCTACCTCTTCGACGTCTTCAGCTCGCCCTGGTTCGCCGCGGTCTACCTGCTCCTGTTCGTCTCGCTGATCGGCTGCGTCCTGCCGCGCGGGCTGGAGCACTACCGGGCGATGCGGGCGGCGCCGCCGCCGGCTCCCCGCAATCTGCTGCGCCTGCCCGACTCCGGCCAGCTGCCCACCGTCCTTCCCGCGGAGCAGGCGCTCGACGTCGTGGAGGAGGAGCTGCGGGTCCGCCGCTTCCGCGTCGTCCGCCGCCGGGGGGAGCTCTCCGCCGAGAAGGGCTACCTCAAGGAGACCGGCAACCTGCTGTTCCACCTGTCGCTGGTGGCGCTGCTGCTCGGCCTGGCCGGCGGGAAGCTCTGGGGGTACGAGGGCAGCATCCTGGTGACCGAGGGCCAGGGCTTCTGCAATTCCTTCCAGCAGTACGACACGTACTCGGCGGGTCCGCTGGTCGACAGCGGCGACCTCACCCCCCTGTGCGTCGACCTCGAGGACTTCCGCGCGGAGTACGAGGACAACCTCACCGCGGCCTCCTTCACCGCCGACATCGGCTACGGCGCTCCGGGGGAGGAGAGCCGGACGACGACCATCGGGGTCAACGACCCGCTGCGCCTCGACGGCGACCGCGTCTACACCACCGGACACGGCTTCAGCCCCACGTTCACCGTCACGCGGCCCGACGGCACCTCGCTCGACGACGTCTCGGTGCCGTTCCTGCCGTCGGACCAGGCGACGATGGCCAGCCAGGGGGCGCTGAAGGTCCCCGACCTCGGACCGGACGGCGAGGACCAGTTCGCGGTGGAGGGGTTCTTCGCCCCCACCGGACTGGTGCAGGGCGGGGTCCTCACCTCGGTGGACCCGCGGCCGCTCGCCCCGCAGGTGGCGATCGTGGCCTACCAGGGCTACCTGGGGCTGGACTCCGGCATCCCCCAGTCGGTGTACTCCCTGGATGCCTCGCAGATCGACCGGGGCCGCCTCACCGAGGTGGGCTCGGCGAACCTGTCGGTGGGCGAGTCGACCACGCTGCCCGACGGCACCACCATCGCCTTCACCGGCTACCGGCAGTTCGCCGCCTTCCAGTACTCGCACGATCCGGGCCAGCTGTGGGTGCTCGGCTCGTCGATCGCCCTGCTCACCGGTCTGCTGGGCATGCTGCTGCTCCGTCGCGAGCGGGTCTTCGCCCGAACCACCGCCGCGCCGGGCGACGGCGGTACCGTGCTCACGCTGGCCTCGATCACGCGGGGAAGCGGCGAGAACGCTCCCCGGTTCGCCGCTCTGACCGACGATCTCTCGGACGCGCTCTCCTCGCGTCGACCCGCACCCGAACCGGAGGACCCCCCGCGTGTCTCCTGACCAGCTGGCCTCGCTGTCGGACAACCTCTTCTCGATCAGCATCGCCCTGTACTCGCTGGCAGTGGTCGCCTTCAGCGCCCAGCTGGCCTTCGGCCGCCGGACGGCGCGTACCCGGCAGCTGGTCGGCGCCGGCGGTCCAGCCCTGGAGATGCCGGCCGGGACGTCGGCGCCGGCCGAGAACGGCCGCGGACGGCGCTGGGGAGCCCTCGCCATGGGGCTGGCAGCGCTCGGGGCGCTGGCCCACGGAGCGGTGCTGGTCACCCGCGCTCTGGCCACCGACCGGTTGCCGTTGGGCAACATGTACGAGTTCTCCACCGCCGCCGTCTTCGTGGCGGTCATCGCCTACCTGGTCCTCGCCCTGCGGGCGCCGGGCCTGCGGCACATCGGGCTGTTCGTCCTGGCCCCGGTCGTGCTCGCGATGGTGCTGATCGGGTTGTTCCTCTACGCCGAGGCCGGCCCGCTGGTCGCCGCTCTGCGGTCGTACTGGCTGGCCATCCACGTCAGCACGGCCGTCATCGGCTTCGGCGTCTTCTTCGTGAGCGGCATCGCCAGCGCCCTCTACCTGGGAAAGATCGCGCACGAGGAGCGGATCACCGCGGGGCAGAAGCCCGGAGGCCTGCTCTCGCGGCTCCCGGGCGCGGCGGCGCTGGACCGCGTGGCGCACCGGACCGCCGTCTTCGGTTTCCCGATCTGGACCTTCACCGTCATCGCCGGCGCTATCTGGGCCGAGGCGGCATGGGGCCGGTTCTGGGGCTGGGACCCCAAGGAGACCTGGGCGTTCATCGCCTGGATCGTCTACGCCGCCTACCTGCACGCCCGCACGACGGCGGGCTGGCGCGGCAAGCCCGCGGCCTGGGTGAACGTCGTCGGCCTCGCCGTGATGATCTTCAACCTGACGTTCGTGAACATGGTCTCCACGGGACTGCACAGCTACGCCGGAGTGAACTGAGCGCCTCGTCGCTCACGTCGGGTGATCGATCGCGAGGACGGGGCCCTTCTCAGATCCTGCGGGTTCGTGCTTCCATGCCCCGGTTGCGACCGTTCCACGGAGTCACAGAGGAGTTCACTGTGGGTAAGCATGCCGCGCCGGAGGGGGCATCGGCGGATCCGATCGTCACCGAGGCTCTCGCCCGTCGGCCCGGTGACGCCGTGCACCATGCGGCCGCGGAAGGCCCGGTCGGCTGGCCGGGGGAGCGGGCGCCCGAGGGCGGCCGCGTCGGTTGGCCGGGCGATCTTCCGGGGGCCACCGCGGAGACCACCGTGGCCCGTCGGAGCTGGCGCCGGCTGTTCGCGCCGACCAGGGTCGCCTGAGGTCAGGCGGGGGAGCCGTCGTCCCTTCGGGTGCGACGGTCCAGTTCCCGCAGGAACTCCGGGTCGTCGTCAGGGGCGAGCGGCCGGGTGGGCCGCTGCGGACGCGGGCCTCGCGGCGGACGCGGCGCGCGCAGGCCTCCACCCGGACGTCCGGGGGCCGCAGCCGCCCGCATGACCAGCACGACGACCGCCACAGCGATCACGAGAACCACCAGGAACACCACGATTGACCCCCTCGTCGGCATCCAGCGTACGTCCGCGGCGATACTCGGTGCCGAACGGACGATTCCAGCAGGGCCGCGCCCGGGACGGAGCACCGCCATCGACGCCGTGGACCAGCAGCTGATCGACCTGCTGCGCGCCAACGGCCGCGCCAGCTACGCCGAGCTCGCCCGCCAGGTCGGCCTCTCCTCACCGGCGGTGCACGAGCGCGTCGGCAAGCTGGAGGCGGCCGGCGTCATCACCGGATACCGGGCCGTCGTGGACCCCGGCTCCGTGGGACTCGACGTGACCGCGCTGGTCAGCGTCATCGAGAGCGACATGGTGGACGACACCGGCGTCGAGGCGGCCATGCGCGAGGTCCCCGGCATCGAGGACTGCTGGCGTGTCGCCGGCAGCGAGGGCTACGTGCTGAAGGTCCGCGTGACCGACATCCCGGCACTCGAGGCCACCATCGATGCGTTGAACCGGATCAGGGGTGTGGCCCGCACCCGCACGACCGTCGTGCTCTCGACCAAGTGGGAAGGCCGTCATGGCTGACAGCAGCACCGTTCCTCCGAGCCCCTCAGGAGGCCCGGCGACGCCGCCGAAGATCCTGCCGTGGCTGCTCGTCTACACCGTCGGCCGGCTGGCCATCGCCGCTGCCCTGGTGCTGATCCTCTGGATGGTCGGTCTCGGCAGCTTCCCCGGCCTGCTGTTCGGGCTGCTGCTGTCCATGCCCGTGTCCTACCTGCTGCTGCGCCCCTCGCGCGACCGGCTCACCGAGGCCCTGGCCGCGCGCAGCGTCGCGCGCAAGGCCGCCAAGGACGACCTGCGCACCCGGCTGAGCGGTACGGAGTAGGTCAGCTGCTCAAAGCGAGCCCCGCACCCAGTAGTACGCCGGTGGCGAGGGTCACCAGTCCGGTGCCCTGCAACGCTCCGATGAGGGCGTGGCCCCGCGCTCCGGAGAGAACGGTACGTACCGGTGGAACGGAGAGCGGGGAGGCGACCAGGGCGAGCAGGACCCACGGTCGCCCGACCCCGACCGCGGCGACCACCGCGAAGACGACGACGAAGAGGCCGGCGAAAGTCAGCCGCGTGGCGCGGTCGCCGAGGAGCACCGCGAGGGTGCGCTTGCCGGCGACGGCGTCCCCGTCGATGTCGCGCAGGTTGTTCACCACCAGGATCGCCACGATCAGCAACCCGGTCGGCACCGCGACGGCGAATGCCAGTCCGGGCAGCGTGCCGGTCTGCACGTAGGTGGTGCCGACCACGGCGACCGGACCGAAGAAGACGAAGACGAAGACCTCGCCCAGCGCGCGGTAGCCGTAGGGGAGCGGCCCGCCGGTGTAGGTCCAGGCCGCGGCGATGCAGACCGCGCCGACGGCGACGAGCCACCAGCTCGACAGGGCGGCCAGCGCAAGGCCGGCCACGCCCGCGACCGCGAAGGCCAGGAGCGCCGCCACGAGCACCTGCCGCGGCGCGGCCGCCCCGGAGCCGACCAGCCGCATCGGTCCCACCCGGTCGGCGTCGGTGCCGCGCGTGCCGTCGGAGTAGTCGTTGGCGTAGTTGACCGCGACCTGCAGGGCGAGCGCGACCACCAGGGCCAGGAGCGCGGCCCCGAGGTCGAACCCGTCCAGGGCGGCGGCCGTGCCGGTGCCGACGAGCACGGGGGCGACCGCGGCCGGGAGGGTCCGCGGCCGGGCGCCGGCGATCCACTGGGCGGGGGTTGCCACTCAGACCTCCTGGGTCAGCGCCGCGACCGCGCGGCGGTCGGGCTTGCCGGTGTGCAGGAGCGGCAGCGCGTCGAGGACGTGCAGTTGCCGGGGGGCGGCGGGTCCGCCGAGGCGGGCCGCGACCCACTCGCGCAGCGCCGGCAGGTCGGGCGTGGCGCCGGGCGCCGGCACGACGGCGGCGACGACGCGCTGACCCCAGGTGGGATCGGCCCGGCCGAAGACCACGGCGTCGGCCACGGCCGGGTGCTCGCGCAGGGCGGCCTCCACCGCGGCCGGGGCGACGTTGACGCCGCCGGAGACCACCACGTCGTCGAGACGGCCGGTGACGCTCAGCCGGCCGTCCGCGTCGAACGTGCCGGCGTCGCGGGTGCGGAACCAGCCGCCGGCGAAGGCGTCGTCCGTGGCGGCCGGGTCCAGCCGGTAGCCGAGCGCGAGGGTGGGGCCGGTCAGCTCTATGCCCCCACCGCCGGGTCCTGCGGGCCCGTCGGTCACCCGCACCCGGACGCCGTCCAGGGGCTGCCCGTCGTACACGCAGCCGCCCGCCGTCTCGGTCATGCCGTAGGTGGTGACCACGGCGATGCCCGTGTCCCGCGCCTGTCCGAGCAGGGCGGCATCGGTGGCCGCCCCGCCGACGAGGACGGCGTCGAAGGCGCGCAGCGCGGCGGGTTCCTCGGCCAGCCAGCGGCGGAGCTGGGTGGGCACCAGGGAGGTGTAGCGGCGTCCGACGGGCAGGCGGGCCACCGCGGCGGACAGCGGCTCGTCCTTGGCGAGGACCTCGGGCACGCTGCCGGAGAGCGCGCTGCGGCAGAGCACCTGCAGCCCGGCGATCGCCGACACCGGCAGCGCGAGCAGCCAGCTCCCCGGCCCGCCGAGGCGGGCGTGCGTCGCCGAGGCCGAGGCCTCGAGCGCTGCCGCCGACAGCAGCACCGCACGGCCGCTGCCGGTCGAGCCCGAGGTGACGACGACGAGGTCGGCGCCGGGCTCCAAGGGCTCTTCGGGCCGCAGCGCGGCGCGGGCGGCGGCGGCGACCGCGGGCGGACCGTCAGGGAGGACGGCGAGGGGCGCGGTGCCGGCGAGCGCGGCCCGCACCGCGTCGGGGGAGAGCTCGGCCGCGGGCACGACGGTGAGGTGCCTGGCCACGACACGGGAGCCTACGTTCGCGCCGAACTAGGCTGACCACCGTGATCACGGCCGTGTACCGGGTGCCGCTGCGCACCCGCTTCCGCGGCATCGACGTCCGCGACGGCGTGCTCCTGCGAGGCCCGGCGGGATGGGGCGAGTTCTCCCCGTTCTGGGACTACGACGTCGAGGAGAGCCGCCGGTGGTGGGCGTCGGCCGTCGAGGCGGCGACGCAGGGCTGGCCGGCGCCGGTGCGCACCTCGGTGCCGGTGAACGTCACCGTGCCGGCGGTCGACGCCGAGCGCGCGCACGCGATCGTCGCCGCCTCCGGCTGCCGGACGGCCAAGGTGAAGGTGGCCGAGCCGGGTCAGTCGGCGGCCGACGACCTCGCGCGGGTGGAGGCGGTCCGGGACGCCCTCGGGCCGGCCGGTGCGATCCGGGTCGACGCCAACGCCGCCTGGGACGTCGACACCGCGGTCACCCGCATCCCCGAGCTGGACCGCCTCGTGGGCCTCGAGTACGTCGAGCAGCCGTGCGCGACGCTCGAGGAGCTCGTCGCGCTGCGGCGCAGGATCGCCGTGCCGATCGCGGCCGACGAGGTCGTGCGCCGATCGGCCGACCCGCTGCGCGTGGACCTGCGCGAGGCCTGCGACGTCGTCGTCCTCAAGGTGCAGCCGCTCGGCGGGGTGCGGGCGGCGCTGCGCGTCGCCGAGGCGCACGGCCTGCCGTGCGTCGTGTCGTCGGCGCTGGAGTCGTCGGTCGGCATCGCCGCCGGGGTCGCGTTGGCGGCCGCGCTGCCGGAGCTCCCGTTCGCGTGCGGCCTGGCCACCGTCGCGTTGTTCACCGACGACGTCACGTCGTCGCCCCTGCTGCCGGTCGACGGCGCGCTGCCGGTGGTGCGCCCCGAGCCCGACCGGCTGTCCTGCGTCGCCGCCGACGAGGACACCGACGCCCGCTGGCGCGCGCGGCTCGACGCGGTGCGCGCGTGAACCCGGCCACCGCGTTCGCCCGCGTGCTGGTGGACGAGCTCGTCCGGGGCGGCGTCACCGACGCCGTCCTGGCGCCCGGCTCGCGGTCGGCTCCCGTCGCACTGGCCCTGGCGGCCGCCGAGCGCGACGACCGGTTGCGCCTGCACGTGCGCATCGACGAGCGGACGGCGGCCTTCCTCGCCCTCGGCCTGGCCAGGGCCTCGGGCCGGCCGGTGCCGGTGCTGACCACGTCGGGGACGGCGGCCGCCCACCTGCATGCAGCTGTCCTGGAGGCCGACGCCGGCGGGGTGCCGCTGCTGGCGCTCACCGCTGACCGGCCGCCGGAACTGCGGGCGACCGGCGCCAACCAGACGATCGAGCAGGCCGCCCTCTACGGCGGCGCGGTCCGCTGGGCGGCCGACGTCGGCGTCCCCGAGGTGGGCCGGGAAGCGGAGCAGAACCGGTACTGGCGGTCGCTGGTCGCCAAGGCGCTGCTCACCGCCGCCGGTGCGCTGTCGGGCGACCCGGGGCCGGTGCACCTGAACCTCGCGCTGCGCGAGCCGCTGCTCCCCGACGACGACGGCGAGCTCACCGGCCGCTGGGCGGGGCGGCCGGACGGTGCTCCGTGGACGGCGGCCGGCCCGCCGGCATCGACCGAGCGGCGGGCGTCTTCGGGCCCGTCCCGCACCCTGGTCGTGGCCGGCGACTGCGCGCCGGCACTCGGCCGAGCCGCCGCAGAGCTCGCGGACGCGTGCCGGTGGCCGGTGATCGGGGAGCCGTCGAGCGGGACGTGGTCGTCCGAGGGCGTCGTGCGCGGTGGCGCCCTCCTGCTCGGCGTCCCCGGCTGGCTGGACCGGCACCGGCCCGAGCGGGTGCTCGTGGTGGGGCGGCCCACCCTGTCGCGGCCGGTCTCCGCGCTGCTCGCCGATCCCGCCATCCGGGTCGAGACGGTCGCGGCGGCGCCGCGCTGGGCCGACGCGGCCCGGTCCAGCGGACACGTGTCGACCGGGCTGCCGGTGGCCGGCGGTGCGATCGCGGAGGGATGGCGCGCGTCCTGGTCGTCGGCCGCTGCGGCGGTCGGCTCCTCGGTGGACGTGGTGCTGGACGAGGCTCCCGGCCTCACGGCCGCGCGGCTCGCCCGCGACGTGGTCGCCGCGCTTCCGTCCGGTGCGCTGCTGGTGCTCGGGTCCTCGACGCCGGTGCGCGACGTCGACCGGCTGGCGGTACCGCGCGCCGACCTGACGGTCCTCGCCAACCGCGGGGTCGCCGGTATCGACGGGACGATCTCGACCTCGGTCGGTGCGGCGTCCGTGCACGAGGGGCCGGCGTTCGCGCTGATGGGCGACCTGACGTTCCTGCACGACCTGACCGGGATGCTCCTCGGTGAGGGGGAGCCGGCGCCGGACCTCACCGTCGTCGTCCCCGACAACGACGGCGGCGGGATCTTCGCCCAGCTGGAGCCCGGGGAGGACCGGCACGCGCGCGACTACCGCCGGGTGTTCGGCACGCCGCACGGCCGTGACCTGGTCGCGGTCGCACAGGCGCTCGGGTGGGCCGCGACGCGGGTGAGCTCGGCCGACGAGCTGCCGGCCGCGCTGGCGCTCGGCGGGCCGCGGGTCGTCGTCGTGCGCACGGACCAGCGGGCCGAGGCGGCCCTGGCCGTCGAGCTGCGCGCCGCCGCGACCGCGGCGCTCCGCGGCTGACGCTACCGACCCGTCAGCCTTCGAGCGCGGCCTGGAAGGCGGCGAACTTCGACTGGGTCTCGGCCAGCTCGGCGGCCGGGTCGGAGCCGGCGACGATGCCGCACCCGGCGAACAACCGGGCGCTGTCCTCGCCGACCAGCTGGGCGCAGCGCAGGGCCAGCCCGAACTCACCGTCGCCCCGGGAGTCGAGCCAGCCGACCGGCCCGGCGTAACGGTCGCGGTCCATGCCCTCGAGCTCGGCGATGACGTCCGCGGCGTCCGGCGTCGGGGTGCCGCACACGGCGGCCGTGGGGTGCACCGCGCCGACGAGCTCCAGCAGGCCGGCCCGGCCGCGCGCGCCGGTGCGGCGCTGCGTCCCGGTCACGTCGCTGGCCAGGTGTCGCACGTTGGCGAGGGTGAGCAGGTCGGGCTCCTCGGGGGCGTCCAGCGCCGCGCAGTAGGGCTCGAGGGCGCGAACCAGGGAGTCGACGGCGAGCGCGTGCTCGGCCCGGTCCTTGGCGGAGCCGATCAGCGCCGCGGCCAGCCGCTCGTCGTCGGCACCCGCCCCGCGCGGGGCGGTGCCGGCCAGCACCCGGGCGGAGAGCTCCCGGCCGCTGCGGCGCAGCAGGAGCTCGGGGGTCGCACCCAGCAACCCGTCGACGGCGAACGTCCAGCAGTCGGGGAATCGGGCCGCCAGGCGGCGCAGCAGGCGCCGTGGGTCGAGCGGGACGTCGGCGGAGACCAGCAGGTCGCGGGCGAGCACGACCTTCTGCAGCTCCCCGGCGTCGATGCGCGTCACGGCCTCGGCGACGGCCGCGCACCAGGTGGCCGGGTCGAGGGCGCCGTCGGCGTAGCGCAGCCGCGGCGGGGGGCCGTCGTCGAGCGCCTCGGGATGGAGGACGTTGCGCGGATCGACGTCGCCCACCGTGGTCAGCCAGGCGACGCCGTCCCGCCGGCCGAGGACGACCTGCGGGACGACGAAGACCGACGTCCCGGCGGCGGGGTCGAACGCGATGCTGGCGAACAGCACGGGACCGGAACCCGCCACGTCGAGCTCGTCGTCGGTGTCCAGGCCGTCGGTGTACGCCGTCCACCAGGCGGCGGCCTCCTCCAGCGCCCGCGGCCCGCTGACCTCCAGCCGGGCCGCCTCCCCACAGCCGACCAGACCCTCGCCACGGCGCACCCACGACAGGGCGCCCTCGACCGGCAGCCGGTCGAGCAGCTCGCCGGTGGCCTCCGTTCGGACCGTCGTCACCGTGCACGCGGCGGCTGCCGGGGAGGTCAGGGCGGCCGCGGTCACTTCACCAGCCTAAGAGCCTCTGTAGCGTCGGCGCCGTGGGAGACCGGCGAGAGAACGCACACACCCCGGGCGTCCGCGCGGGGCTGGACAAGCGGCCCGCCGACGTCGCCGCCATGTTCGACCGCGTCGCGCGCCGCTACGACGTCACGAACACCGTCCTCTCCGCCGGTCTCGACGCCTCGTGGCGCCGGGCGACGCGGGAGGCGCTGGGCGCGCGCCCCGGCCAGACCGTCCTCGACGTCGCCGCGGGGACGGCGGTGTCCACGGTTGAGCTGGCCGCCGGTGGGGTCACCGCGATCGCGTGCGACTTCTCCCAGGGCATGCTCCGCGCCGGCGCCTCGCGGCCGGTGCCGAAGGTCGCCGGGGACGCGATGGCGCTGCCGCTCGCCGACGAGAGCGTCGACGGCGTCGTCATCTCCTTCGGCCTGCGCAACGTGGCCGATCCCGACGCCGCCTTGCGCGAGTTCCGCCGGGTGACGCGGCCGGGCGGCGCGCTGGTGGTCTGCGAGTTCTCCTCGCCCACCTGGGCGCCGTTCCGCACCGTCTACACCGAGTACCTGATGAAGGCCCTGCCGCGGATCGCCCGTGCGGTGTCGAGCAACCCGGAGGCCTACGTCTACCTGGCGGAGTCGATCCGCGCCTGGCCCGCCCAGGCGGAGCTTGCGGCCCGCGTGCAGGAGGCCGGCTGGGGCGACGTCGCCTGGCACGACCTGACCGGCGGCATCGTCGCGCTGCACCGCGCCCGCCGGGTCTGAGTCGCGAGAATGTCAGACCCCGAACGTATGTTCGACTCATGATCAGCACCGAGCTCTACCGCAGCCCGCTGGAGGGGCTGCTGGTCGACCGGCTGCTCGAGGAGCGGCCGGCGGTGACGCGCCTGCCGGTGGAGGTTCTGTCGGCGGAGCAGGCTGCGGCGGAGCTGCAGCGGCTCCAGGCACGGAAGGCGATGGATGCCGCCTACGAGGCGGAGTTGGTGATGGCGCTGGCCGGCGAGCGGCCGGATACCGATGATCCGCCGCCGGGGCATCCGGGGGCGCGGCGCCGCGGCATGGGCTCGCCGGTGCCC from Blastococcus colisei harbors:
- a CDS encoding histidine phosphatase family protein encodes the protein MTESTVVHLLRHGEVHNPAKVLYGRLPGYRLSTTGEAMALAAAEWLAGKDVAHLVSSPLERTQQTAAPIAEKFSLPVAIDERIIEAGNAFEGLVVGVGDGALRVPKHWWKLRNPFRPSWGEPYVEIAARMLAAVEAARDAARGHEAVLVSHQLPIWTLRLHLEGRRYGHDPRRRQCGLASVTSVAYDGDRVVGVSYAEPAGGTPADAVPGA
- a CDS encoding TlpA family protein disulfide reductase — translated: MRRALPALLVALFLTGCSSGPDAVDVNDGGEFRFVEATPTGEVIPPDERATAPEFSGTLLGGGEFSSTELSGDVAVLNFWGSWCPPCRVETPEFQEVYADVRDDGVQFLGLNVKETSEQFALAFVDRFGIEFPSLYDPRGEVALAFRDYPATAIPSTIVLDREGRVAAVYTGEVSQEDLRGVLDLVLGEV
- a CDS encoding cytochrome c biogenesis CcdA family protein, with amino-acid sequence MGDTFAGLVTDGPLLLAAAVAALVGLVSFASPCVLPLVPGYLSYVTGLVGSGAAAAPSSSGSGGTATAVRTEVPPRARMVLGASLFVLGFTLVFVAFGAAFGGLGRLMLEHADLLNRVFGVVTIVVGLAFLGWLPVLQRTKRISARPVAGLAGAPLLGIVFGLGWTPCLGPTLSAVYSLAFSEATATRGALLSVAYCIGLGVPFVLVALGARWAVGATSFLRRHARSVTRFGGAVLVLVGLLLLTGAWTEMMEWLRSWLAATGFAETAL
- the resB gene encoding cytochrome c biogenesis protein ResB, with the translated sequence MTVLVPPRDTRAPAPSPSAPRRGAGLLPRWWRRLTAMRTAIVLLFLLALAAVPGSLLPQRSLSQNSVNQYFIEHPSLAPVLDRLYLFDVFSSPWFAAVYLLLFVSLIGCVLPRGLEHYRAMRAAPPPAPRNLLRLPDSGQLPTVLPAEQALDVVEEELRVRRFRVVRRRGELSAEKGYLKETGNLLFHLSLVALLLGLAGGKLWGYEGSILVTEGQGFCNSFQQYDTYSAGPLVDSGDLTPLCVDLEDFRAEYEDNLTAASFTADIGYGAPGEESRTTTIGVNDPLRLDGDRVYTTGHGFSPTFTVTRPDGTSLDDVSVPFLPSDQATMASQGALKVPDLGPDGEDQFAVEGFFAPTGLVQGGVLTSVDPRPLAPQVAIVAYQGYLGLDSGIPQSVYSLDASQIDRGRLTEVGSANLSVGESTTLPDGTTIAFTGYRQFAAFQYSHDPGQLWVLGSSIALLTGLLGMLLLRRERVFARTTAAPGDGGTVLTLASITRGSGENAPRFAALTDDLSDALSSRRPAPEPEDPPRVS
- the ccsB gene encoding c-type cytochrome biogenesis protein CcsB encodes the protein MSPDQLASLSDNLFSISIALYSLAVVAFSAQLAFGRRTARTRQLVGAGGPALEMPAGTSAPAENGRGRRWGALAMGLAALGALAHGAVLVTRALATDRLPLGNMYEFSTAAVFVAVIAYLVLALRAPGLRHIGLFVLAPVVLAMVLIGLFLYAEAGPLVAALRSYWLAIHVSTAVIGFGVFFVSGIASALYLGKIAHEERITAGQKPGGLLSRLPGAAALDRVAHRTAVFGFPIWTFTVIAGAIWAEAAWGRFWGWDPKETWAFIAWIVYAAYLHARTTAGWRGKPAAWVNVVGLAVMIFNLTFVNMVSTGLHSYAGVN
- a CDS encoding Lrp/AsnC family transcriptional regulator, coding for MDQQLIDLLRANGRASYAELARQVGLSSPAVHERVGKLEAAGVITGYRAVVDPGSVGLDVTALVSVIESDMVDDTGVEAAMREVPGIEDCWRVAGSEGYVLKVRVTDIPALEATIDALNRIRGVARTRTTVVLSTKWEGRHG
- a CDS encoding DUF4229 domain-containing protein, translated to MADSSTVPPSPSGGPATPPKILPWLLVYTVGRLAIAAALVLILWMVGLGSFPGLLFGLLLSMPVSYLLLRPSRDRLTEALAARSVARKAAKDDLRTRLSGTE
- a CDS encoding 1,4-dihydroxy-2-naphthoate polyprenyltransferase, which encodes MATPAQWIAGARPRTLPAAVAPVLVGTGTAAALDGFDLGAALLALVVALALQVAVNYANDYSDGTRGTDADRVGPMRLVGSGAAAPRQVLVAALLAFAVAGVAGLALAALSSWWLVAVGAVCIAAAWTYTGGPLPYGYRALGEVFVFVFFGPVAVVGTTYVQTGTLPGLAFAVAVPTGLLIVAILVVNNLRDIDGDAVAGKRTLAVLLGDRATRLTFAGLFVVVFAVVAAVGVGRPWVLLALVASPLSVPPVRTVLSGARGHALIGALQGTGLVTLATGVLLGAGLALSS